One stretch of Euphorbia lathyris chromosome 7, ddEupLath1.1, whole genome shotgun sequence DNA includes these proteins:
- the LOC136235522 gene encoding protein DCL, chloroplastic — translation MAAALFLRGVPLTRLRLHYYRFPAGIIPLRRPWSTTAESSRLEEEVSAVKKTTAVSSARDSLKYPRWDDPDYRKWKDKEDEILNDIESITSLTKEILHSDRYLDGERLTIEDEKIVVEKLLSYHPNSDDKIGSGLDSIMVDRHPQFRNSRCLFVVRTDGGWIDFSYQKCLRAYIRDKYPAYSDKFIREHFKRGS, via the exons ATGGCCGCAGCTTTGTTTCTTAGGGGGGTTCCTCTCACGCGTCTCCGGCTTCACTACTATCGTTTCCCCGCTGGAATCATTCCGCTTCGTCGTCCGTGGAGCACAACTGCTGAGTCTTCCCGGCTCGAGGAGGAAGTATCTGCCGTGAAAAAAACCACTGCAGTGTCGAGTGCTCGGGACTCGCTCAAGTATCCGAGATGGGATGATCCTGATTATCGGAAGTGGAAAGATAAAGAAGACGAGATTCTCAATGATATAGAGTCCATTACTTCCCTTACTAAAGAAATTCTTCACTCTGACAG GTACTTGGATGGAGAACGTCTAACAATTGAAGATGAAAAAATTGTGGTCGAGAAGCTTCTTTCTTATCATCCAAATTCTGATGATAAAATTGGATCAGGGCTCGACTCTATAATG GTTGATCGTCACCCACAGTTTAGAAACTCAAGATGCCTGTTTGTTGTAAGAACTGATGGTGGATGGATAGACTTTTCTTATCAGAAATGCCTGCGAGCATACATTCGAGATAAGTACCCAGCATATTCTGATAAATTCATTCGAGAACATTTTAAGCGTGGCAGTTAA